One genomic segment of Methanobrevibacter sp. includes these proteins:
- a CDS encoding immunity 70 family protein produces MSVGFTVKYYWYQVGTADFLHSFFSTIAYNLEECKWGSKYPVIMKELYNGTLKNEHINLAIEEVDLIVQQLKKFSPDHVIWDIDDLSKRPPWGDNISSDITDLSNYFVTSDGDDLIVILKHALEKGIEIKSDVNIKNI; encoded by the coding sequence ATGTCAGTAGGCTTTACAGTAAAATATTATTGGTATCAAGTAGGAACAGCTGATTTTTTACATTCCTTTTTTTCAACAATAGCATATAATTTAGAAGAGTGTAAATGGGGAAGTAAATATCCTGTTATTATGAAAGAATTATATAATGGAACATTAAAAAATGAGCATATTAATTTGGCTATTGAAGAAGTTGATTTGATTGTTCAGCAATTAAAAAAATTTTCTCCTGATCATGTGATTTGGGATATTGATGATTTATCTAAACGGCCGCCATGGGGAGATAATATAAGTTCAGACATAACCGACTTATCAAATTATTTTGTTACAAGTGATGGTGATGATTTGATTGTAATTTTAAAGCATGCATTGGAAAAGGGAATTGAAATAAAATCGGATGTAAATATAAAAAACATATAA